A window of Salmo trutta chromosome 33, fSalTru1.1, whole genome shotgun sequence genomic DNA:
TGGAAGCCTATGGGGGTTTTAAGCCGATGGGCTGCCCGGAGGCTTTTACAAACATCCTTGCAATTCTCATTTTCAGAGGTCATTCATAGTAACGATTGATTTTGTAATTGAGGCATCAACCAAGTTCCTGTAAAGAATTGAGGCCATGAACCAAAGAATTTCTATTTGCCTGTCCTTTTATCAAAACTTTTATTTTAATGGGGTATATCATATGTACTTGCATAAACTATGATTATCCTGATTGGCATTGTCTTTCATATTACATTGCAACTACAACCTTATTAAATGTATGTTTCTTTTTATCAAAATGCCTGACTTTTAAAAATAAATTGTCTCCATGACTACATCTAAAATGTGGTTGAATTAGACTGCGGTCTATTTGCAAGGATTCTACAAAACAAGGCTAGTGGTGGTAACGTTTGGATTCTGGCAATGATATTGAGCGAGTCCAGTTGGAACAATATTCTATTTGTAGTCTGATATGGACATGATTCAAATACCAAATAAATGCTAACAATGTATTTTCATATTGCCTTTGTGATTGAAAAACAGGATTATTGATGGCACATCAATAGTGGTCAGGGTTAAATGGATGTGCATTTGAACAATAAAGAAACATTTACAAAAATCAAAGGGGCTACCTGAGTATGAGCGTAATACCAGCCCTTTTGTATTGTATTCCATACCGCCTTCAACATCACCTAGCAGAGCTTAAGTACTGTATCTTGTACCCAACATGAGAGGTAAAGGTCAAAACTGACCCTAATCCTTGTTGGTTAGTTGATATGGGTTAACACAAGTTAATGATGGATTATTTATGTATTTACTGATGGATATGTACTCTCAGTAAGTCTGAATAGCTGCCTTTAACGCATTGCAGAATCTTTTGGTGATTTAAGTGCACATCAGGGTTCAGTGGTTTTGATATGAAAAAAAGTAGCACCAAGGACCAGGCAGGTTTGCAGGTACAGTAAAAACCATACATTGGAAGATGTTATTTTACTTGAGAAATCACTAGGGCAGCCATTTATGCACTAACCTCTAAAACTGCTCTTGTACCATCACCTTAATTTCACTGTTGTACAGTACTGAATGATCATTATAAAGCTCCAGTAATGTCCAGTTAGATCAAGATCCAGCACTGGCAAGGTGACAGTTCAAAGAGCAGCCCCAGATGTGTTTAACCAGAGAGCTGTTCTCTGAGGTTCAGTCCAAAGCTCAGACCTTCGCTTTACGATGCAATCCTTCAGAGGCGCAGAGAGGGGGACAACATTTGACACATGGCTAACACTGAAAGTGAATGTGCTGGTGCACCTTCCCGTCCacgtgggagtgtgtgtgagtgtggatgTCATTGTAGATTTTGGGGtagattttgggggggagggCAGAGCCCCCTTGAGTGAGGAGAAGCTGCTGCTGAGCAAGATACTCCTCATAGTTTATGGAGCCCAGGCAGTCCTTTTCTGGGCTGGAGGAAGGGACCACAAAGCTCCTGTCCCTCTCCCGGTAGGGCAGCCGGTGGGAGGCCTGCAGGACCTGGGCAGACGCAGTGCTGGTTGGGGAACAGTGCTTTTTACTCTGGCAGAACCACAGCAGCACTGTACCAAAGATGAACACCATGCCAGCAGGGATGCCAATGATGACAGGCCAGGGGAGGGGGCTGGAGGCTGGGGTGAACATCGGGGTGATGGGTGGCTTGGTGTCTGCAGGAGGAGAGTGCCCCCAAAAAAGAAGGATCAGTCAACATGGAGTCAATCATTCAAAACAATAAAGTTGAACAAAGAAGTAGCTACACATGCTGAGAGAGtcttggtagagaaattaatagtgctgagcgattaaccaataTTTTGGTTGGTTCAATTatgtgaatacattttttttttttgtgagctCAATGCTcagtttctgtagagataaatcagataaGCAGtaaatgggcagtcactaccatcattggACTTTTATTGATTGTTTTATtcagtgttacagcattcaacccacataatgcatagtgcaattaacgtaaaaaaaaacatttgctaaACCGAAATCAAAAAACATGATTATCTTTTTAATAATCGAACTGAAactgaaccgacctcaaaaagtaCTTATCGCTCAGCACTCGAAATCACTGCATACAAAGCTCACAAGAACCTGTGGAAGAAGAAATCTGGACACAGAGGAGTTTGTGTGTACAATGGGAAATATTTTGAAAGTTGGATTGTTGGGAGGCCAGGTAAGAGTTTATGGGGGGTATGATGTACTAGAGGGCAGGCAGCCTGGCACTGGTGTTACCTGGCAGAACGGTGAGGAAGGCGCTGCGGAAGCTGTAGCCCATGGTGTTGGCGCCCAGACAGATGTACATGCCAGAGTCCTCCTCCTTGGCACGGGTGATGAGCAGCTTGTTGAGGTAGGAGCCATCAGGGCGTGACCACACCTCTCCCGTGGGCAGCACCACGAAGTGATGGTCGCCCACCTCAATGGTGGAGTTGTACCGACTCTCCTCGTTGGACTCCACACGCTTGAGCCACTGGATGACGGGTTTGACATCGCTCCTCACTTTGCACTGGAATGAGGTAGTCCCACCGTAGTCCACTGTGGTGTTGACCGGGTGAGTGCCTGTCAGGATGGGCTTGGAGTTGGTCCGCTCTGCAGAGAGACATAATGGACAAACTGTCACAGCCATCCCACATTTCCCACATGGCTGACTCTTTGCCTGAACCAGCGCAGATGTCCATACAGttattagagagggagagagaaatagcaCGTGAttagtttcctctctctctgctcctggtTGTACAGCACAcatgtctggggggggggggggggggcaggcagcTGGACCTCCTCACCCCACACACCAGAACACAACACTCATTCTCAGACCTGCCTTCAATATGCTTCTCATCTACATGATTAGATGAGCACATTCATCCATGGAGCAGGGATACGAGTAACATTCATCCATGGAACAGGGATACGAGTAACATTCATCCATGGAGCAGGGATACGAGTAACATTCATCCATGGAACAGGGATACGAGTAACATTCATCCATGGAACAGGGATACGAGTAACATTCATCCATGGAGCAGGGATACGAGTAACATTCATCCATGGAACAGGGATACGAGTAACATTCATCCATGGAGCAGGGTTACGAGTAACATTCATCCATGGAGCAGGGATACGAGTAACATTCATCCATGGAGCAGGGATACGAGTAACATTCATCCATGGAGCAGGGATACGAGTAACATTCATCCATGGAACAGGGATACGAGTAACATTCATCCATGGAGCAGGGATACGAGTAACATTCATCCATGGAGCAGGGATACGAGTAACATTCATCCATGGAACAGGGATACGAGTAACATTCATCCATGGAGCAGGGATACGAGTAACAGGGATACGAGTAACATTCATCCATGGAACAGGGATACGAGTAACATTCATCCATGGAGCAGGGATACGAGTAACAGGGATACGAGTAACATTCATCCATGGAACAGGGATACGAGTAACAGGGATACGAGTAACATTCATCCATGGAGCAGGGATACGAGTAACATTCATCCATGGAGCAGGGATACGAGTAACATTCATCCATGGAGCAGGGATACGAGTAACAGGGATACGAGTAACATTCATCCATGGAGCAGGGTTACGAGTAACATTCATCCATGGAGCAGGGATACGAGTAACATTCATCCATGGAGCAGGGATACGAGTAACATTCATCCATGGAGCAGGGATACGAGTAACATTCATCCATGGAGCAGGGATACGAGTAACATTCATCCATGGAGCAGGGGTACGAGTAACATTCATCCATGGAGCAGGGATATGAGTAACATTCATCCATGGAGCAGGGATACGAGTAACATTCATCCATGGAGCAGGGTTACGAGTAACATTCATCCATGGAGCAGGGATATGAGTAACATTCATCCATGGAGCAGGGATACGAGTAACATTCATCCATGGAGCAGGGTTACGAGTAACATTCATCCATGGAGCAGGGGTACGAGTAACATTCATCCATGGAGCAGGGATACGAGTAACATTCATCCATGGAGCAGGGATACGAGTAACATTCATCCATGGAGCAGGGGTACGAGTAACATTCATCCATGGAGCAGGGATACGAGTAACATTCATCCATGGAGCAGGGGTACGAGTAACATTCATCCATGGAGCAGGGATATGCGTAACATTCATCCATGGAGCAGGGATACGAGTAACATTCATCCATGGAACAGGGATGTGAGTTAAGACTTACTGATCAAACTCAGCAGTCTGACTAAGTTAGAGCAGAGAGTAAGGATCTCCAAAAGGTTGTGGTTCCACCTCAAATCCAGACCCAACATTACTACAATTACGTGGCAATTGTATCAATGTTGACCAGATTGATTTCCATCCATGATAGCCAAAAATGGTCATTATCACAACATCCATAGAACTCGGTCTGAAGGACTGTGATATATACTACATTATTATCTGGTTCCTTCCCCTGGGGAGTCCACCACATACATTAGTTATGAGATCTTTCCAGATGAACTGGCTCGTTAAGTGTATTTATGACTCTGACCTCTGTGACTCTCTGATACTTACGTATGACCTCCACTTTGTAGGTGGCATTGATCTCTCCGGCTCGGTTGGAGACCCTGCAGGTGTACCTGCCGCTGTTCTCCGGGGTCAGGTTCCTCAGGCTCAGGGTCCACTTCTTCTGGCGCCCCTCGCCCACCTCACTCTCTGTCAGTGGTCTGTCGTCCTTCAGCCACACAATGTCTGGCCGAGGGTTACCGCTGGCCGTACACTTCAGCCGCACAGAACTCCCGACGGGCCGGGCGATCACACGCTTCCTCATTTTAGCAGGCTGGGTGAAACGGGGACGAACTTTGGGAAAAGGAGGAAGGAGAGTTTGGGGTTTAATACCTTGCAGATACAAAAATCATGAAATAACACTCAATCTAATGAAATTAACTGTAGTAATGTTACTTTTTTTATGATCCTACCTAGTTTTCCTGATAGGCCGTCAGGGCCATACTCTGAGTCCACCCCACCAGGGACCCCTGGCCCAGTCTTATCAGCGCCAGAGTAATCTGTAAGGTAAAGGGAACAGAACATATCACTGTGAGAGAAAATAACGTTTTATCATTGCGGGCAAAAGATGCAGACTTTTCAACATAGAATTTAACATGGTATAATCGTTATGCCCAACAGGCACACAGAAAAGGCCTTAGAGGTCTTAACAGAGGGTGATGACAGAGATTATGAGGTAAGCCTATTAGGGTTTCACTAGTGGTGAAGGCTTCTGTGGCCATTTGGGCTAATATCAACTAGAGTTACCTTCTAGTTCTGATCTCAGATGGGTGTCTGTCTTGATTATTTCAAAGTTTGTAAACGATTTATATAATCGATTCACATTCAAAAACAGCATCTGAACACTATCAATGAAGTTGTTATTATGGAGTAGACACTGGTTGTTAGTGAGAGTCTCTGTTTTACTGCTCCTCTAACTCAGGACACAAGTATGAGGCAGAGTGTTCAACAAACAGTGGGGGGGAAAATTCAGTTGAATTCAATGctatttgtttcacactttttacAATGTCATTGACACGGCCCACTTGACAAAGACAAAGCGCCCCCAGCCAAAGAGGCACAGTAAAACACTTGACTCCATCTGAGTAAATTTAGCATTTATAGATAGGATACACTGAGGGGGTGCATGCTAAGGTCACACGCTGTAACATTTGGGAGTAATATGATCAGTTTTCATAAGCGCCGCTCTGGGAGACAGCTGTTGAATTGATGtcattgactgactgacttcaTGTGGTGGAGCTGAGACATGGCTTAGTGAAAATATAATCAGTGAAACATAATAGATTGTTTGTAATGCATATCTACTTTGTGAGGTAGACATTGATTCATTTATGGTGCATATTAAGTTCCATGCCAATTGCTACCATTTGGAATACCAAACATTATGACTGATTATAGAAGATCAACCAAAGCAGAGCGTCAGATAGATTACACATGATACTACTGCACTTCATGGTATCAGTCATTCACAAACATTCAAATCTTTTCCAATATACCAGCGCTGAGTTTGTCATTCTTTTCGTAGCCTACTTTCTGAGGCTTCAGACTCAAATGTTTCCGCTATTCATTTGTAATATTGACGTCAAACACATTTCATAAGTATAGTGAATGTGTTATACAGTACTTAGAAAAAATGTTTCATAAGGCATATTTCATAAATATGAAGGTGCACAGTGCATATATGAGCAAAGCCATGCATCGTGTACTGAACTTGAGCTCAGTGTAGCCACCAGTAAAATGTCTCCAAATGCAGTTTGGAACACTTGATTCCCACTCCGCGTTTGAATAGGGCAGGTAGAGACCAGATGTGGCTTCTAACCCCCCACTCTAGCCGCCCTCCGACTCTCCCCAAAACCCCCAAAGCTCTCTAGAGTTCTTCGGGCACAAACCCTCCATTGTCTCTCCCCTCCAGCACCAGCCCCAGCCATGATGTCATGGCTATTTAAGGGCTTTAACTGGCCAACTATAATAACCCATTCCTTTTAAAAAAACAGCCTCCACTGGAAGAAATATTTCTCTG
This region includes:
- the LOC115172543 gene encoding fibroblast growth factor receptor-like 1, whose product is MGVLKIMLLIFESVLLSDCARGPPWVSERVAHRQPVRLGSSIKLPCPVEGDPPPLIMWTKDGRNIHSGWIRFRILRLGLKIKEVEAEDAGTYVCKATNGFGSVNINYTLIVIDYSGADKTGPGVPGGVDSEYGPDGLSGKLVRPRFTQPAKMRKRVIARPVGSSVRLKCTASGNPRPDIVWLKDDRPLTESEVGEGRQKKWTLSLRNLTPENSGRYTCRVSNRAGEINATYKVEVIQRTNSKPILTGTHPVNTTVDYGGTTSFQCKVRSDVKPVIQWLKRVESNEESRYNSTIEVGDHHFVVLPTGEVWSRPDGSYLNKLLITRAKEEDSGMYICLGANTMGYSFRSAFLTVLPDTKPPITPMFTPASSPLPWPVIIGIPAGMVFIFGTVLLWFCQSKKHCSPTSTASAQVLQASHRLPYRERDRSFVVPSSSPEKDCLGSINYEEYLAQQQLLLTQGGSALPPKIYPKIYNDIHTHTHSHVDGKVHQHIHFQC